One Paraburkholderia sp. IMGN_8 DNA window includes the following coding sequences:
- a CDS encoding MFS transporter, producing MDYSATPQPARADTLNMQSALSTQPVQRASHVKAIAAITLGNGLEFFDFTIYSFFATIIGKLYFPVEGQLAQLMLAAGTFGVGFIMRPVGGIVLGAYADRAGRKAAMSLTLWLMTLGSAIIAFAPTYAAIGVAAPLLVILARLIQGFALGGEVGASTSLLLEYGSDKTRGFYGSWQFVSQGLNTVCGSLLGVALAAALSTAALESWGWRVPFVIGMAMGPIGIYIRRHLNETLPGVEDGTAQADRVPAAQPVRELFRDHSRVIATGVLTTIGGTAANYIVLFYLSTYAIRILHLPMSSALWAAWTAAVVTVICSPFAGALSDRVGRKRVLWVSRVLLIVAVYPAFMIINASPTVPVLLSVVAVLAVFVAFTAVPNIVMLPEMFPREIRATGMSIVYCLGVSIFGGFAQFFATWLIQISGSNLAPAWYLIACGLVSLLPLPFMRETAGEVID from the coding sequence ATGGACTATTCCGCTACACCGCAACCCGCGCGCGCCGACACGTTGAACATGCAGAGCGCGTTGTCCACGCAGCCCGTTCAGCGCGCGAGCCATGTGAAGGCTATCGCCGCGATCACGCTCGGCAACGGCCTCGAGTTCTTCGATTTCACGATCTACAGTTTCTTTGCGACCATCATTGGCAAGTTGTATTTCCCGGTCGAAGGGCAGCTTGCGCAACTGATGCTGGCGGCCGGCACGTTCGGCGTGGGTTTCATCATGCGGCCGGTGGGCGGCATTGTCCTGGGTGCGTATGCGGACCGCGCGGGGCGCAAGGCCGCGATGAGTTTGACGCTGTGGCTGATGACGCTCGGTTCGGCGATCATCGCATTCGCGCCGACTTACGCGGCGATTGGCGTGGCCGCGCCGCTGTTGGTGATCCTTGCGCGATTGATTCAGGGTTTTGCGTTGGGTGGTGAGGTTGGCGCATCGACTTCGCTGCTGCTGGAATACGGCAGCGACAAGACGCGCGGTTTCTACGGAAGCTGGCAGTTTGTGAGCCAGGGGTTGAACACGGTGTGCGGCTCGTTGCTCGGTGTTGCGCTGGCGGCGGCGTTGTCGACGGCCGCGCTCGAAAGCTGGGGCTGGCGGGTGCCGTTTGTAATCGGCATGGCGATGGGGCCGATTGGTATCTATATCCGGAGGCATCTGAATGAGACGCTGCCGGGCGTCGAAGACGGCACGGCTCAGGCGGACCGGGTGCCTGCTGCGCAGCCGGTGCGCGAGTTGTTTCGCGATCATTCGCGCGTGATAGCGACTGGCGTGTTGACGACCATCGGCGGGACGGCGGCCAACTATATCGTGCTGTTCTACCTTTCTACTTACGCGATCCGGATTTTGCATTTGCCGATGTCGTCGGCGCTGTGGGCCGCCTGGACTGCGGCGGTTGTTACGGTGATATGTTCGCCGTTCGCGGGGGCGTTGTCCGATCGCGTTGGACGTAAGCGGGTTTTGTGGGTGTCGCGCGTGTTGTTGATTGTGGCGGTGTATCCCGCGTTTATGATTATTAATGCGTCGCCGACGGTGCCGGTGTTGTTGTCGGTTGTTGCCGTGCTGGCAGTGTTTGTTGCTTTTACTGCCGTGCCCAATATCGTCATGCTCCCGGAGATGTTTCCGCGCGAGATTCGCGCTACTGGGATGTCGATTGTTTATTGTTTGGGCGTGTCTATTTTTGGTGGGTTCGCGCAGTTTTTTGCTACCTGGCTTATTCAGATTTCCGGCAGTAATCTTGCGCCTGCCTGGTATTTGATTGCATGTGGTTTGGTGTCGCTGTTGCCGCTTCCGTTTATGCGGGAGACTGCTGGGGAGGTCATTGATTAG